Genomic segment of Canis lupus dingo isolate Sandy chromosome 9, ASM325472v2, whole genome shotgun sequence:
GGCGGCCGAAGTCCATCCATCCGtatgctgcttcttcttcttccatccACGGTCCCTGCTTCTTGGACAGGTCTGAgggtcagaggaggaagaggatgtgaGGATACGGGAAGGATGGTTAGCTGCCAAACCAAGGCCAGGGCCAACCCTGGCTGGGTGAGGCAAACAGAGGCGGCTGTCCTGGTTCCTACCTGCCACCAGCTGTGGGGGACCCTGGAGCCCTAGCTGCCTTCGGTGGTGAGAGGCTGGGCCCAGTTGGTCCAGCCCATGTGGCTCCAGACCCCTATTTGCTCCTGGACCCGAGGGTGCATCTTGCAGCCGGGAGCGGGGCTTCCAAGAAGCTTCAGAGAAGGTGGCCAGAGCCAGTGCCAAGATcagtacatacacacacagtcgCTGCATCTTGTCTGCAAAGGAAAGAGGGGCAGAGCTGAAAGCCGGGCCGTACGGGGCACCCCTGTCCA
This window contains:
- the GAST gene encoding gastrin, whose translation is MQRLCVYVLILALALATFSEASWKPRSRLQDAPSGPGANRGLEPHGLDQLGPASHHRRQLGLQGPPQLVADLSKKQGPWMEEEEAAYGWMDFGRRSAEEGDQRP